In the genome of Croceimicrobium hydrocarbonivorans, one region contains:
- a CDS encoding HU family DNA-binding protein, giving the protein MSVEYHVVPKRSPRAIEAPAKWYPILKRTDTLSTDELSRNISARCSLHQADVQAALIALSHEIRRASAEGKAICLDHLGTFSLGINGEGLSDASKVRPWHIKKVYLRFHPDKRIKSWLKELRFKRAAKSRTG; this is encoded by the coding sequence ATGAGTGTAGAATATCATGTAGTGCCCAAGCGTTCGCCGCGGGCTATAGAGGCGCCAGCTAAATGGTATCCGATTTTAAAGCGCACCGACACCCTTAGCACCGATGAACTCAGCCGAAATATAAGTGCTCGCTGCAGCTTGCACCAAGCCGATGTACAGGCCGCATTAATTGCCCTGAGCCATGAGATTCGCCGGGCTAGCGCAGAGGGCAAGGCCATTTGTCTTGATCATTTGGGTACCTTCTCCTTAGGTATAAATGGAGAAGGCTTAAGCGATGCCAGCAAAGTGCGGCCCTGGCATATTAAAAAGGTCTATTTGCGCTTTCATCCCGATAAACGCATTAAGTCCTGGTTAAAGGAGCTTCGTTTTAAACGTGCGGCCAAATCAAGGACAGGTTAA
- a CDS encoding bifunctional folylpolyglutamate synthase/dihydrofolate synthase has protein sequence MSSYSETLDWLFQQLPMYQRIGQAAYKADLSNTLTLMEILEQPQQSFKSVHVAGTNGKGSSSHMLAAIFQEAGYKTGLYTSPHLVDFRERIRINGQMISEAAVVDFVEQYRDQFSSLGLSFFEMSVGLAFDYFRKEEVDIAIVEVGMGGRFDSTNVLLPELSLITHIGLDHTQFLGDTLGAIAGEKAGIIKPGVPVVISERQPECDPVFKKKAAEMEAPLFFAIDQVRPSRLYMELDLKGAYQENNLRGVLAAVDQLQAKGWNIQASVESALSQVCALTGLRGRWEILSRKPLTICDTGHNFTGIQALMEQIKGLSYRQLHIVWGMVGDKQIKDILRILPQSAFYYFTKAEIPRALDAETLKREALKFGLAGKAYADVPSAVKAAQAHTLSDDLIFIGGSTFVVADYLTHLA, from the coding sequence TTGAGTTCCTATAGCGAAACACTGGACTGGCTCTTTCAGCAATTGCCCATGTACCAGCGCATTGGTCAGGCGGCCTATAAAGCCGACCTAAGCAATACCCTAACCTTAATGGAGATATTGGAGCAACCGCAGCAAAGCTTTAAAAGTGTGCATGTGGCCGGCACCAATGGTAAGGGCTCCAGTTCGCATATGCTGGCGGCCATCTTTCAAGAGGCAGGCTATAAAACCGGCTTGTACACCTCCCCCCATTTAGTTGATTTCCGGGAGCGCATCCGCATTAATGGCCAAATGATTTCGGAAGCTGCCGTAGTTGATTTTGTGGAGCAATACCGTGATCAGTTCAGTTCATTGGGTCTCTCCTTTTTTGAGATGAGCGTGGGCCTGGCATTCGATTATTTCCGTAAGGAAGAAGTGGATATAGCCATTGTAGAAGTTGGCATGGGCGGCCGCTTTGATAGCACCAATGTACTGCTACCCGAATTGAGTTTAATTACCCATATCGGCTTAGATCACACCCAATTTTTAGGCGATACCTTAGGCGCTATTGCGGGCGAAAAAGCAGGCATCATCAAGCCCGGTGTTCCGGTTGTGATAAGTGAAAGGCAGCCCGAATGCGATCCGGTATTTAAGAAGAAGGCCGCTGAAATGGAAGCGCCTTTGTTCTTTGCCATAGATCAGGTCCGACCTTCCCGCTTGTATATGGAGCTCGACCTGAAAGGTGCCTATCAGGAAAACAATTTACGCGGAGTTTTAGCGGCGGTAGATCAATTGCAAGCCAAGGGATGGAATATCCAGGCTTCGGTAGAAAGTGCCTTGAGCCAGGTTTGCGCCCTTACGGGATTACGTGGCCGTTGGGAGATCTTGAGTCGCAAGCCCCTTACCATTTGCGATACCGGACATAATTTCACCGGCATCCAAGCCTTGATGGAGCAAATCAAAGGCCTTAGCTATCGCCAATTGCATATCGTTTGGGGCATGGTTGGCGATAAGCAGATTAAAGACATTTTGCGGATCTTACCCCAAAGCGCTTTTTATTATTTCACCAAGGCGGAAATCCCCCGTGCCCTTGATGCGGAAACTCTTAAACGCGAAGCCCTCAAATTTGGCTTGGCGGGTAAGGCTTATGCCGATGTGCCCAGCGCGGTAAAGGCCGCTCAGGCGCATACCTTAAGCGATGATCTCATCTTTATTGGGGGCAGCACCTTTGTGGTGGCGGATTATTTGACCCATTTAGCATAG